A region of Chitinophaga horti DNA encodes the following proteins:
- the fbaA gene encoding class II fructose-bisphosphate aldolase, translating to MGKYTSGVLFGDELEALYNDAKDKGFAMPAVNVVGTNSVNAVLETAAKVNSPVIIQFSNGGAQFFAGKGMPNDKLQANIAGAISGAKHVHEVAKYYGVPVILHTDHAAKKWLPWIDGLLDAGETFKKQTGQPLYSSHMLDLSEEPIHENIETSKVYFERMNKLGMSIEIELGVTGGEEDGVDNSGVENSLLYTQPEDVAYAYETLSQVGSRFTVAAAFGNVHGVYSPGNVELRPEILKNSQDFVKEKFKTASDKPVYYVFHGGSGSPKHQIAESLGYGVIKMNLDTDMQWAFWEGVLGYYKAKEAFLQAQLGNPEGADKPNKKYYDPRVWLRKGEETFVARLEEAFKDLNCINRNA from the coding sequence ATGGGAAAATATACTTCCGGCGTATTATTCGGCGATGAGCTTGAAGCGCTTTACAATGATGCAAAAGACAAGGGTTTTGCTATGCCCGCAGTGAACGTAGTGGGCACCAACTCTGTGAACGCAGTATTGGAAACCGCTGCTAAAGTTAATTCTCCGGTGATTATCCAGTTCTCTAACGGTGGAGCACAATTCTTTGCCGGTAAGGGTATGCCGAACGATAAACTGCAGGCGAACATCGCCGGTGCAATTTCTGGCGCAAAGCACGTACACGAGGTAGCTAAATACTATGGTGTACCTGTGATCCTCCACACCGACCACGCAGCAAAAAAATGGTTGCCATGGATCGACGGCCTGCTGGATGCGGGTGAAACTTTCAAAAAACAAACGGGTCAGCCCCTCTACAGCTCTCACATGCTGGACCTGTCTGAGGAGCCAATCCACGAAAATATCGAGACCTCCAAAGTTTACTTCGAAAGAATGAACAAACTGGGTATGAGTATCGAAATCGAACTGGGTGTAACTGGTGGTGAAGAAGACGGCGTAGACAACTCCGGCGTTGAAAACTCTCTCCTCTACACGCAACCCGAAGACGTAGCGTATGCTTACGAAACCCTCAGCCAGGTAGGCTCCCGTTTTACCGTAGCTGCTGCTTTCGGTAACGTACACGGTGTTTACAGCCCGGGTAACGTAGAACTGCGTCCGGAAATCCTGAAAAACAGCCAGGACTTCGTAAAAGAGAAATTCAAAACTGCCAGCGACAAGCCAGTTTATTATGTATTCCACGGCGGTTCCGGTTCTCCTAAACACCAGATTGCTGAGTCGCTGGGTTACGGTGTAATCAAAATGAACCTGGATACCGACATGCAGTGGGCTTTCTGGGAAGGTGTACTGGGCTACTACAAAGCTAAAGAAGCTTTCCTGCAGGCGCAGCTCGGCAACCCTGAAGGTGCTGATAAGCCAAACAAGAAATACTACGATCCGCGCGTATGGCTCCGTAAAGGCGAAGAAACTTTCGTTGCCCGCCTGGAAGAAGCGTTCAAAGATCTGAACTGCATCAACCGCAACGCGTAA
- a CDS encoding ubiquinol-cytochrome c reductase iron-sulfur subunit, translating into MERRKFLSNVSLTIALACAGGLAACSKGGDNDDNPGGGGGGGNTNPKLTVNLANQLASPGDFIISGGIILIRIAAGNSAASFSALSSTCTHQGCALSTYNAGTSQIECNSPCGHGSRFSNTGAVVNGPATSALAKYTIEVNGTTLTVK; encoded by the coding sequence ATGGAAAGAAGGAAGTTCCTGTCAAACGTTAGTTTAACGATCGCCCTGGCCTGCGCCGGCGGACTCGCAGCCTGCAGTAAAGGAGGAGATAATGACGATAATCCCGGCGGTGGTGGCGGCGGCGGTAATACGAATCCCAAACTCACCGTTAATCTCGCCAATCAACTTGCCAGTCCCGGCGACTTTATTATCAGCGGCGGGATTATCCTCATTCGTATAGCGGCCGGCAACAGCGCGGCTTCTTTTTCTGCACTTAGCAGTACCTGTACACACCAGGGCTGCGCTTTATCCACCTACAATGCAGGGACCTCCCAGATCGAATGTAATTCGCCCTGCGGCCATGGCAGCCGTTTTAGCAACACCGGCGCGGTGGTAAACGGACCGGCTACTTCCGCTTTGGCTAAATACACGATCGAAGTAAATGGCACTACGTTAACTGTGAAGTAA
- a CDS encoding ABC transporter permease, producing MLRNHLVAAWRAVLKQKTNTVINIAGLTLGIAACLIIYLVVKNELTYDAWHQKSDRIYRVTLNEIDFNPSVSTSVLPAMLRDFPEIEQGTQVMYMNDVTIGVDAQPFADRLMLCADTNFLRVFDYTWLKGNQSSALTEPNSLVLTETTARKYFGAEEPIGQTVKLDNRLALKVTGVVADPPANTHMPFRFLLSLSTLGKDFKDDPFFDIRGAYTYIVLPEGRTSATIEAGIPSFITRNWGADIASRTRLPLQPLKDIHFDQRYLHNNISPTVSRTTYVALAGVALFVLITACINFINLATAQALKRAREVGVRKTLGSSRTQLVAQFMLETGIVTGIGMLLALGLTAVSLPSVSALLDVSIRALVLFTPQMIMLLLSVGLVVVLLAGLYPAFVQSSFAAAVSLKGKVRTGGLGMRKTLVVTQFVISQVMIAGTLIVAHQMDYFRNRDLGFDKEAVITMRLPDTDKRVLLAQQVMSIPGVEDYTLSVGAPTFGGSATYYEHPNMVKGDVADIKMVDERYFDMFGLQLLAGEPVRALPEGDTSRSTVINMTMLRSIGYKMPQQALGQRFVLGGQSRLITGVINDFQEGTRHKLTRACVLFYDPNRFYSISIKLSGKNMRNTIAGIEKSWSGVFPDNAFSYAFIDDHIVQMYRQEQKVYTAFRIFSLLSIFIGCLGLYGLVTFAAAHRTKEVGIRKVLGASAASILGLFGKEFMLLILVAFFIATPLAFVMMQRWLNNFAYQVNIGSSVFIITLAATFVIAAITIAHQAIKAACMNPAKSLKSE from the coding sequence ATGCTTCGTAACCACCTTGTCGCCGCCTGGCGCGCTGTCCTCAAACAGAAAACGAATACCGTCATCAATATTGCAGGCCTTACCCTTGGCATAGCCGCCTGTCTCATCATCTACCTCGTTGTCAAGAACGAACTTACTTACGACGCCTGGCATCAAAAGTCCGACCGCATTTACCGCGTCACCCTCAACGAGATCGATTTCAACCCGAGCGTGTCTACTTCCGTATTGCCGGCTATGTTGCGCGATTTCCCTGAAATAGAGCAGGGCACGCAAGTTATGTATATGAACGATGTAACCATTGGGGTTGATGCACAGCCTTTCGCCGACCGACTGATGTTGTGCGCCGATACCAACTTCCTGCGGGTATTCGACTACACCTGGCTAAAAGGAAACCAATCATCCGCACTTACGGAGCCCAACAGCCTGGTGTTGACTGAAACAACTGCCCGCAAATACTTCGGAGCCGAAGAACCGATCGGCCAAACCGTTAAGCTGGACAACCGCCTGGCATTAAAAGTAACCGGGGTGGTGGCCGACCCGCCCGCTAACACCCATATGCCTTTCCGGTTTTTATTGTCCTTGTCGACCTTAGGGAAGGACTTTAAAGATGATCCGTTCTTCGACATTCGCGGCGCCTATACTTATATTGTGTTGCCCGAAGGGCGAACAAGCGCAACGATAGAAGCTGGCATCCCTTCCTTTATTACCCGCAATTGGGGGGCAGATATTGCCTCCCGGACACGACTGCCTCTTCAGCCTTTGAAAGATATTCATTTCGATCAGCGGTACCTGCATAACAATATCAGCCCCACCGTTTCACGTACTACTTATGTAGCGTTGGCTGGCGTTGCCTTGTTCGTGCTCATCACCGCCTGTATCAACTTCATTAACCTGGCCACCGCACAGGCGCTTAAACGCGCAAGAGAGGTGGGTGTGCGTAAAACACTGGGCTCCAGCCGCACACAACTGGTAGCGCAATTTATGCTGGAAACGGGTATAGTAACAGGCATCGGCATGTTGCTGGCATTGGGATTGACCGCAGTATCATTACCGTCTGTAAGTGCATTACTGGATGTGAGCATTCGGGCGCTCGTTTTGTTCACACCGCAAATGATCATGCTGTTGCTGAGTGTAGGCCTGGTTGTAGTGTTGTTGGCCGGACTTTATCCTGCTTTCGTGCAGTCGTCCTTCGCGGCGGCCGTGAGCCTGAAGGGTAAAGTGAGGACAGGGGGCCTGGGCATGCGGAAAACGCTAGTGGTCACGCAGTTCGTCATTTCACAGGTGATGATCGCCGGCACGCTGATCGTTGCGCACCAGATGGATTATTTCCGAAACCGGGACCTTGGGTTTGACAAGGAGGCCGTTATTACGATGCGGCTGCCCGACACCGATAAACGTGTGTTACTGGCGCAACAGGTAATGAGTATCCCCGGGGTGGAAGACTATACGTTATCGGTCGGGGCCCCTACGTTTGGCGGTAGTGCTACGTATTACGAGCATCCGAACATGGTGAAGGGCGATGTAGCCGACATCAAAATGGTGGACGAACGTTACTTTGATATGTTCGGACTGCAATTACTGGCCGGCGAGCCCGTACGTGCGCTTCCGGAGGGCGACACTTCCCGTAGCACGGTGATAAACATGACGATGTTACGATCGATCGGCTACAAAATGCCGCAACAGGCGCTGGGGCAACGTTTCGTGTTAGGTGGTCAGTCAAGGCTGATTACCGGTGTGATCAACGACTTCCAGGAAGGTACGCGGCATAAACTTACGCGGGCCTGTGTGTTGTTTTATGACCCGAATAGGTTTTACAGCATCAGCATAAAGCTATCGGGCAAGAACATGCGCAACACTATTGCCGGTATTGAAAAGTCGTGGTCGGGCGTATTTCCTGACAATGCTTTCTCTTACGCATTTATAGATGATCATATCGTGCAGATGTACCGCCAGGAGCAGAAAGTGTATACGGCCTTCCGCATCTTCTCCTTGTTATCGATCTTTATCGGCTGCCTGGGATTGTACGGACTTGTGACTTTCGCCGCCGCTCATCGAACGAAGGAAGTGGGCATCCGCAAAGTGCTGGGAGCTTCGGCTGCGAGCATACTCGGCTTATTTGGTAAAGAATTTATGCTGCTGATTCTGGTGGCCTTTTTCATTGCTACACCATTAGCCTTTGTGATGATGCAACGCTGGCTGAACAATTTTGCTTACCAGGTAAACATTGGTAGCAGTGTGTTTATTATCACACTGGCCGCCACATTTGTTATCGCAGCTATCACCATCGCCCACCAGGCTATCAAAGCTGCGTGCATGAATCCCGCCAAAAGTCTCAAATCAGAATAA